Proteins from one Penicillium digitatum chromosome 2, complete sequence genomic window:
- a CDS encoding AMP-binding enzyme, putative encodes MAQTRNKATKKAKMVNAPKPINKKTTNRRTTSKAPTPPVDIYKLFPPWGSEEALNQTANQEATDILLAVYHDINAYCNLERLATEKVYGPVETFSNLLVFTEGFVEREIGYYMSCVESFKAERGEFQLVTPNSRFFEFVTALGWKMFAICSHAEAFRRGIKEADDRTWGYLVQKIQENFLSIELFAHSRTLKWRNILWVHQGCAIPGLPDMKADIETHMAWKVDHPHHTIITLDGKLKEPTYNGKLQEHINESIYDPKKWSGRKQDPTLRQMPNGNSTNVGCECALCGSPASCDCRLTSRAGELVELREYPNTGTGVRALTRFMRGDILEIFMVRNLCTICPHQFGNWTRYVSHSCRPSTQFTTRTIGDRVVCTLEAIRDILPFEEITVGYGDRYWSSADYACLCGHCDGSGIE; translated from the exons ATGGCTCAGACACGCAACAAGGCAACCAAGAAGGCCAAAATGGTCAATGCCCCCAAACCCATCAACAAGAAGACTACCAACAGACGTACCACCAGCAAGGCTCCGACTCCTCCTGTCGATATTTACAAGCTCTTCCCACCCTGGGGCTCCGAGGAGGCGCTAAACCAGACTGCAAACCAGGAAGCTACTGATATCCTCCTAGCCGTGTATCATGACATTAACGCCTACTGCAACCTTGAGAGACTTGCGACAGAGAAAGTTTATGGTCCTGTAGAGACTTTCTCCAACCTTCTTGTCTTCACAGAAGGATTTGTGGAACGGGAAATCGGATACTACATGTCCTGCGTGGAATCCTTCAAGGCGGAACGTGGTGAGTTTCAACTGGTCACACCTAACAGCAGATTCTTCGAGTTTGTTACTGCGCTCGGATGGAAGATGTTTGCTATCTGTTCCCATGCCGAAGCATTCCGACGAGGTATCAAAGAAGCCGACGATAGAACCTGGGGGTACCTGGTCCAGAAGATTCAGGAAAATTTCTTGAGCATTGAACTTTTTGCGCACAGCCGCACTTTGAAGTGGCGTAATATTCTCTGGGTCCACCAGGGCTGCGCTATCCCAGGCCTGCCAGATATGAAAGCCGACATTGAGACACACATGGCCTGGAAAGTCGACCACCCCCACCACACCATCATCACACTCGACGGCAAACTGAAAGAGCCCACCTACAACGGCAAGTTACAAGAGCACATTAACGAGAGTATCTATGATCCCAAGAAGTGGAGTGGTCGGAAACAGGACCCGACGCTTCGCCAAATGCCCAATGGTAATTCGACCAATGTTGGATGCGAATGTGCTCTATGCGGCAGCCCCGCTTCTTGCGATTGCCGCTTGACATCTCGGGCAGGAGAACTGGTTGAGCTGAGAGAATACCCTAATACCGGTACTGGTGTTCGAGCGTTGACGAGATTTATGCGCGGTGATATTCTCGAAATCTTCATGG TCCGCAATTTATGTACAATTTGTCCCCACCAGTTTGGCAACTGGACCCGTTATGTCAGCCACTCGTGCCGGCCCTCGACGCAGTTCACGACTCGCACCATTGGAGACCGAGTTGTTTGCACACTTGAGGCCATTCGTGATATTCTACCATTTGAAGAGATCACTGTTGGCTATGGTGATAGGTACTGGAGTTCTGCAGACTATGCCTGCCTATGCGGGCACTGTGATGGGTCTGGGATTGAGTAG